In a genomic window of Lycium ferocissimum isolate CSIRO_LF1 chromosome 9, AGI_CSIRO_Lferr_CH_V1, whole genome shotgun sequence:
- the LOC132030019 gene encoding uncharacterized protein LOC132030019, translating to MHNCSIYFCSSTMKPCTRGLSTNLKAPILIKNLKSTSTVKFASLFQLSGFEFPVALTTTRCTHSTVHASSPVIQSDSNTSVLDIADEKSERVEKNLEKVIYSCRFFAILAVWGSLIGSFLCFIKGCSCVIESFQGYFASRAKVIAHLVEAIDIYLLGTVMLVFGMGLYELFISNLDIGKSMTGERTPYRSNLFGMFTLKERPRWLEITTVSGLKTKIGHVIVMLLLIGLFDKSKKAVIHSPFDLLCFAASVLLCSGCLYLLSKLTDEK from the exons ATGCATAATTGTTCTATCTATTTTTGTTCTTCCACCATGAAACCTTGTACGAGAGGTTTATCTACAAATCTTAAAGCTCCAATCttgatcaagaacttaaaatcaacatcaacagtGAAGTTTGCATCTCTGTTTCAGCTTTCTGGATTTGAATTTCCAGTTGCCTTAACTACTACTCGTTGTACCCATTCTACAGTTCATGCTTCATCACCAGTTATTCAATCCGATTCCAATACAAGTGTGCTTGATATTGCTGATGAAAAATCAGAAAGGGTAGAGAAAAACTTAGAAAAG GTGATTTATAGCTGTCGGTTTTTTGCTATTCTTGCAGTATGGGGTTCCTTAATTGgatcttttctttgttttatcaAG GGCTGCTCGTGTGTGATAGAATCATTCCAAGGGTACTTTGCAAGCAGAGCCAAGGTTATTGCGCATCTTGTCGAAGCTATAG aTATATACCTGTTGGGAACAGTGATGTTAGTCTTTGGGATGGGTCTCTATGAGCTCTTCATCAGCAACCTTGACATAGGAAAATCAATGACAGGGGAGAGAACTCCGTATCGATCAAATCTCTTCGGCATGTTCACTCTAAAG GAACGACCGAGATGGTTGGAAATAACTACTGTGAGCGGACTGAAAACCAAAATCGGGCATGTTATCGTGATGCTGCTTCTCATCGGTTTATTCGATAAGAGCAAGAAGGCTGTTATACATTCACCATTTGATCTACTTTGCTTTGCAGCTTCTGTGCTTCTTTGTTCTGGCTGCCTCTATCTGCTTTCAAAACTCACCGATGAAAAGTGA